A stretch of DNA from Ignavibacteria bacterium:
ACCATCATCATGTGCTCCGCATCCTTTATCCCAAGAATCAAAATGACCGCCGACGACTATTACTTCATTTGGTTTTTCGGTTCCGATTAATTCACCTATAACATTGTAAGATTGCACGTCGGGAAAAGTTTTACACGAAAGCCGCACATTGATTTTTAAAGAAGGTTCCTTTCTAATGGCTTCGTATAAAAAATCCGCATCCTGATAACCAATTGCAGCAGAAGGAATTTTGGGAAGCGAGTCCACATAATACATTACACCAACATGAGGAACTTTGTCGTGTTTAGTTGTTACAGAGCGGACAAGAACTGCTGCGGCGCCATACTTCGCGGCTTCAATTGCACCTTGTGTTCTCTGATTTACTGCATTCCCGTACCCGGAGAAAGTGTTTGTCTCACCGAGATCTAAGGCGCGGTTAAAGAAAACAATCTTACCTTTGATTGAGTTGCCGATTGAATTTAATTCGTCAAAGTTGTTAACCGAGACAACTTCCGCTGTGATTCCGTCTCTATCTGTACCGACGCTTCCTCCGAAAGCTGCGATTTCCAATGCTCGTCCGTTTAATGTTTTTGAGTTAACGATTCGGGCAGATTCAAAATCTCCTCTAATCCACTTCGGAACCATTGCAGGTTGAAGCCAGACTTTATCGAAACCCAGATATTCCATTTTTTTCTTTGCCCAATGAATTGCTTTTATGGATT
This window harbors:
- a CDS encoding M20/M25/M40 family metallo-hydrolase codes for the protein MINSAFSQNLNSLYLETSEKIVRRALVDQIGYQMLGELCEIGPRLSGSDQSIKAIHWAKKKMEYLGFDKVWLQPAMVPKWIRGDFESARIVNSKTLNGRALEIAAFGGSVGTDRDGITAEVVSVNNFDELNSIGNSIKGKIVFFNRALDLGETNTFSGYGNAVNQRTQGAIEAAKYGAAAVLVRSVTTKHDKVPHVGVMYYVDSLPKIPSAAIGYQDADFLYEAIRKEPSLKINVRLSCKTFPDVQSYNVIGELIGTEKPNEVIVVGGHFDSWDKGCGAHDDGAGCIQSMEVLDLFNRLNIKPKRTVRCVFFINEENGVRGAIGYANYADTSKEIHYAAIESDRGAFTPRGFYVDADSAVIQKIESWLPYLQKARIEWVRKGGSGVDISFIKNIKAKIGYVPDDQRYMDVHHSANDTFDTVHPRELELGSAAMAILTFLLSEEGIE